In Chaetodon trifascialis isolate fChaTrf1 chromosome 6, fChaTrf1.hap1, whole genome shotgun sequence, one DNA window encodes the following:
- the txnrd2.2 gene encoding thioredoxin reductase 2, tandem duplicate 2 → MAAFCRGRHRWKRTNCLHVLTRNLTGKYDYDLLVIGGGSGGLACSKEAAQVGQKVAVLDYVEPSIKGTKWGLGGTCVNVGCIPKKLMHQAALLGTAVKDSKKYGWQIPEPVCHDWATMAEAVQNHVRSLNWGHRVQLQDKKVKYLNVKGSLVDEHTVKGLTKAGKEMILTAKNIVIATGGRPKYPTNVPGAMEHGITSDDIFWMNKSPGKTLVVGASYVALECAGFLTGIGLDTTVMVRSIALRGFDQQMAGLVTDYMEAYGTKFAWKCVPKRVDKLSSGALQVTWTDTHTGDEHKDTYDSVLWAVGRAPETKALGLDKLGVKLNKETGKIVVGADESTSVPNIYAFGDIGEGRPELTPTAIKAGKLLARRLAGQSTELMNYDNVPTTVFTPLEYGCVGLSEEEAEKRHGKDGIEVYHAFYKPLEFTVAERDASQCYLKVICERGGEQKILGLHFTGPNAGEVTQGFALGFQCGATYSHLLQTVGIHPTCAEEVIKVNITKRSGLDATVTGC, encoded by the exons ATGGCTGCCTTCTGTAGGGGCAGGCACCGGTGGAAAAGGACTaactgtttgcatgttttgacAAGAAACCTGACAG GGAAGTATGACTATGACCTGCTGGTTATTGGTGGTGGATCAGGAGGCCTTGCGTGTTCCAAAGAAG CCGCACAGGTGGGACAGAAAGTTGCTGTTTTAGATTATGTGGAGCCATCAATTAAAG GTACCAAGTGGGGTCTTGGTGGGACATGTGTTAACGTTGGCTGCATTCCTAAGAAACTCATGCACCAGGCTGCTCTGCTTGGCACTGCAGTCAAAGATTCCAAGAAGTATGGCTGGCAGATCCCCGAGCCAGTCTGCCATGACTG GGCCACCATGGCGGAGGCTGTTCAGAACCACGTCAGGTCTCTGAACTGGGGTCACAGAGTTCAGCTGCAGGACAA GAAAGTGAAGTATCTGAACGTCAAAGGAAGCCTGGTGGATGAACACACTGTTAAAGGCCTAACTAAAGCAGGGAAAGAG ATGATCCTGACTGCCAAGAACATTGTGATCGCCACAGGGGGGCGGCCCAAGTACCCCACAAAT GTCCCTGGAGCAATGGAGCATGGCATCACCAGTGACGACATCTTCTGGATGAATAAGTCGCCTGGGAAAAC GCTCGTGGTTGGAGCCAGCT ATGTGGCTCTGGAGTGTGCAGGCTTCCTCACCGGCATTGGATTGGACACCACGGTGATGGTTCGCAGCATCGCCCTCCGGGGGTTTGATCAG CAAATGGCAGGTCTAGTCACAGACTACATGGAGGCATACGGGACAAAGTTCGCATGGAAGTGTGTCCCAAAGAGAGTGGACAAACTGTCCTCAGGAGCTCTGCAGGTGACCTGGACTGACACTCACACGGGCGACGAACACAAGGACACCTACGACTCCGTGTTATGGGCAGTTG GCAGAGCGCCTGAAACCAAAGCCCTGGGCCTTGACAAGCTTGGTGTGAAACTCAACAAGGAAACGGGGAAAATAGTTGTGGGTGCTGACGAATCCACCTCGGTGCCAAACATCTACGCTTTCGGTGACATCGGCGAG GGTCGTCCTGAATTGACCCCAACAGCCATTAAAGCAGGAAAGCTTCTTGCCCGCAGACTGGCTGGtcagagcactgagctcatgaACTACGACAAT gtacCCACCACGGTGTTCACCCCCCTGGAGTATGGCTGTGTGGGTCTGTCTGAGGAAGAGGCTGAGAAGAGGCACGGAAAAGACGGCATAGAG GTCTACCATGCTTTCTACAAGCCTCTGGAATTCACTGTTGCAGAGCGTGATGCCAGCCAGTGTTACTTAAAG GTGATATGTGAGCGGGGTGGAGAGCAGAAGATCCTTGGTCTGCACTTCACTGGTCCAAACGCTGGAGAAGTCACACAGGGCTTTGCTTTGGGCTTCCA gtgtgGAGCCACGTATTCCCACCTGTTGCAGACAGTAGGCATCCACCCAACCTGTGCTGAAGAGGTGATCAAGGTCAACATCACAAAGCGCTCGGGCTTGGACGCCACGGTCACCGGCTGCTGA